A stretch of DNA from Juglans microcarpa x Juglans regia isolate MS1-56 chromosome 5D, Jm3101_v1.0, whole genome shotgun sequence:
TTTTTCGCCAAGAGGGTGCTTGGGAGATCGGGATCATCATCATTGTTTCCGTTATTTTTCTACTTGTGCTTCCTCCTTCTCTAGATGAATTCTTATCTGAAAAGATCACAATGATTTCAGGACAGGAAATACCATTGGGCATTCAACGAGCAAAAGTTTATGTCATCAGAGGGCAGGGACTGAGACAGGAAGTACACATCGGGGATATCTTCGTGGGTGACATAGTATGCCTCGAGGAGGGGTATCGAGTCCCTGCAGATGGCATGTTGGTGTCTGGTGAATTCCTAAAACTAGATGATGGTTCTACCATAGATGATCAGAAGCCATTTCTCTTCTATGGTGCAAAGGTTATTGATGGAGAAGGTCGCATGCTAGTTACATCTGTGGGCAAGAACACGAGATTGGGTCATTTGATGAGCCAGGTAACCCATTTCCCTGACAAGATCCCCGGTGCTGTGGCTATTTACAAGGTGAATACTATATCCCAAATAATGGGGTTGGTATTCACTTTTCTCATCGCAACAGTACTTTTCATCCGTTTTAAGCTTGGAGATGAAGATGTCCAGTCTAACATACCAGTGCTTAAGGCGAAAACAACTATGTTAAACAAAGTAATCAACAAGATTTCCATGAATGCCAATGGAATAATAAAGATCTTTGCTACGTCACTAGTTGGAATAAAGGGAGGAATGCCATTGGTAATCAGATGCGCCATTGtttggaggatgaagaagatatTATCTGATAAGGCCTATATTAAGAGACCTTTGGCATGTCTTACCATGGGTTCAGTCTCTACTATCTGCATTAACACCATTGGTCTAGATCATGTTGCAGTTGACGAGGACATGAATGGAATAAGAAAAGCTatagaatgtttaaaaaatgttggtATAAACGTCATATTGGTTTCAGAAGATATTGTGTCGGTTTCAGCTGACATAGCTAAGAATTTTAGCATGCTTCTTGGCTCGAATGGATTGGTGCTTGAAGGTAAAGAGTTTCGAAATTACAGTGATGAAGAGAGGATGAGTAAAGTCGATCGCATCAAAGTCATGGGATGCTGCTCACCTTCTGACAAGCTCCTTCTGGTGCAGTGTTTAAAGGAAAAGGGCCACGTAGTGGCAATGGTTGGGGGTAGAACAAATGACGTTCCAGCATTGGCAGAAGCAGATGTGGGGATTGTGATGAAGGCCAATAGCAGTGAAATGGCCAGTGGAAGTGCTGACATTATCATCAGAGATTCCAATTTCGGTTTAATGGTCGCAGACGTTGTAAAGCTGGGAAGGAGTATATATAAAGGCACTCGGAAGTATGTCCCATTTTTGCTCACCATGAGTGTTGTAGGGCGGCCGTTGATGACTACCATCACAGCCTGTTCTTTGGAATATTTTCCAATTTCAATAATTGAACAACTATTGGCGAACTTTTTTGTGAGTTTTCTAAGTGCCCTTGCATTGCTAACTGAGCCACCAACAGAGGAACTGATGAAAAAGTGCCTAAGGGTACATacaacaacatttttcaacaagGCAATGTGGAGAAATCTTGTCTTGCAAGTTATTTACCAGACTACCATCTTAGTTATGTTCCAATTCAAAGGCCAAGCCATCCTGAACATCAGCCAGAAGGTTAGTAATACTATTATCTTCAACAGCTTTGTAATTTGCCAAGTATTTAACCTATTCAATGCAAGGGAGATGGAGAAGAAAAACGTGTTCAGGGGTGTTCTTCATAACGGATGGTTTTGGGTGGCTGTGACTGGTATTCTGGCAGTCCAGGTGATTATTTTGGGGATTGAAACTCGCTCCGTTAGCAACCCAATATGGAATTTGGTGCCGTGGGTCGTCCCTTGTTTAATTGGAATGGGGATGTTGGCTATTGATTGGGCTTCAAAATTTATATTGGGCTTCATCATGGATTGATCGACTAAACGCATTGGTTCTATGTTTGGAAGCTGAGATCATTCTAAATGATGATTGTTCTTCTATAAATTTCTCTCTAATTTCTAGTTGCTTGTTAAAAAGTATACCATGGAAGGGTTGGGTGAGATTTATAGGTCTATTCCAGATATTGTActatttttattcctttttagtCTATGAGGTTTgtgtatttataatataatgttcATATTCTTTATGAGTTTTACTTTCTAGTATGGCCGGAAATAATTCTTTGGTCACAAATATATGTTTACATTTTCATCGCAACAAATTACCATTTGTgagtataattaaattttggcaTATCCGACCAAAGCTCTTAATATTTTGAGTTACTTTCTTCAGCGACAAACAAATTGCAGGACCAATTTTACTTTTTCCGACTCAGTTAACTATAGTTGGCACAATTTTACTATGAAATTTTAGACTTTTTGCGACAACAAAAATGGCCGGAAATAAGAGTATTTCCGACTTACATTTTGCTCGcggatttaattattatatgttgCCACAGATTTCCAGGGAGTTATCTACGGCTTGGTGCGGTGGGAAAAACTCAATTCCGGCAAGAATAGTGACTAATTGTGACAAAATCACTAGAAAAAGCATAATTTGTTTTAGTGACTCCAAACACTTAGCATAGATATTTCACAATTCAATCGAAATACcgaattcattaaaaaatttatcaaacataaaaggaaatcaAAATCAAGTGGCATATTATGATTAATCCTAATCAAACTCGAAATATCTGTATAAGGTAATTCTGTGTAATTGTGCCCAAGTAATTGATTGCGTAAATTGtgaataatgaaagaaaaatgtgtccgaatcatacaaaaatattcttcactacgatattattattgaatttatgaTCATAAAGCTTGGGTTTTAGTTTCCTTCCAACCGTTATGCATTTATTTCCTATTAAGCAAAACTTGGAACGTTGTTAATCCTTACATTTCAgcgagaattttttttttttttttttagttttgtattTAAGGAATGGAGTTATCatataaatcttacaaattaaatcctGACACATAAATAATATAGCTGGATAATATATTCTCACATCGGCTCGTGAATAAAATGagtcatatgtatatatacacttaCCTGAAGGAATGCAAACTCA
This window harbors:
- the LOC121265654 gene encoding putative calcium-transporting ATPase 13, plasma membrane-type produces the protein MSKDGLCQRNLSNMEKQKGWDREVIGSVGISSAPPDNVCLLNVNLEDENDNDTASDSELNQANIASMVKEMNLVSLQKFGGIQGVAKVLHTDLNKGIDERNLRIYTANSLSPTDQASPGRGFIKILIGNLNDVCIIIQLTMGAALAIIFGAIFRQEGAWEIGIIIIVSVIFLLVLPPSLDEFLSEKITMISGQEIPLGIQRAKVYVIRGQGLRQEVHIGDIFVGDIVCLEEGYRVPADGMLVSGEFLKLDDGSTIDDQKPFLFYGAKVIDGEGRMLVTSVGKNTRLGHLMSQVTHFPDKIPGAVAIYKVNTISQIMGLVFTFLIATVLFIRFKLGDEDVQSNIPVLKAKTTMLNKVINKISMNANGIIKIFATSLVGIKGGMPLVIRCAIVWRMKKILSDKAYIKRPLACLTMGSVSTICINTIGLDHVAVDEDMNGIRKAIECLKNVGINVILVSEDIVSVSADIAKNFSMLLGSNGLVLEGKEFRNYSDEERMSKVDRIKVMGCCSPSDKLLLVQCLKEKGHVVAMVGGRTNDVPALAEADVGIVMKANSSEMASGSADIIIRDSNFGLMVADVVKLGRSIYKGTRKYVPFLLTMSVVGRPLMTTITACSLEYFPISIIEQLLANFFVSFLSALALLTEPPTEELMKKCLRVHTTTFFNKAMWRNLVLQVIYQTTILVMFQFKGQAILNISQKVSNTIIFNSFVICQVFNLFNAREMEKKNVFRGVLHNGWFWVAVTGILAVQVIILGIETRSVSNPIWNLVPWVVPCLIGMGMLAIDWASKFILGFIMD